Genomic window (Culex pipiens pallens isolate TS chromosome 3, TS_CPP_V2, whole genome shotgun sequence):
GAATTGGTTACCGTCACCACGTGGGGGAGAaagacacggaaaaaaatgaggtcatCAAATTGTGAATTTAAACGCAACAGTTCCAATCATCAAGCACTTTTTCTTTAATATGATCTCTTTTGCACTCCTCTCTGCACATAATTccatttgtttgttttcttttcctaAATTTGATTAGCTTGCACTAAAAACTAGGCTCCTCCTCGCGTTTGATCATCCTCCGTTCGCTTTCTACATCATTTAATCGCATTCGCAGTAATTAGAcagatttttgcagttttttagtTAAAAAGTGGTAAACTAGttcctcaaaaaataaaaacgttgcGTTGTCTTGTAGTTTTTTTCTCTTCATTCTAGTTAGAGCGTAATAGTTTTGACCCATTTAGCCGTGTTTCGTGActccttttttatttgttttgtttgttttacacTTTGGGAGGAAGGAAAATAAGCGCAGCGCTTGCTTGGTTTGTTTTCTCTctttccaaaaattacaaagTAGTTGAGCGGATTTTGAGGGGAGGGGTGAGTGGGAAATAAAAGTGTTGGAAATTAATGCAAGTTAAACTTTGAGACATTTCGGTTGGTTGGTATCATTCATCTACAGAGGTCGATTTGTTAGCATTTTTTTCCCCCCTGGTTACGTTTTCACTATAAATCTGGTCTATTGTACAAAAAATTCACTATTGTTGTTCGCAAATGGTTTGCTGGGATTTTCCTTACagcctaaagttttttttcttctttttgttaAGAGTTACTTTAAAATCAGTCAAATCAGTTTATATATGTTCATTTATTTTAATCCAGACTATTGCATCGTTTTTTAAACTGTGTGTTTTGTGGTTTGCCTTCGTTTGTTTGTCTTattgtttcaataatttatcTAGCTTAGGAAAACagaatctttaaaaattaagaCTTGCTTCATTGTTCTATTGGTAAAGGTGATTTCTCTTATTAAAATTAAGTTAGCTTTCGTGTCCTTGTCTATTTTGTTTAACGTTTAAATGTTTGTGTTGCTTACGGGActataaagaaagaaaaaaacatgaaaaactgtTGGTCAATTTCCCACTTTGCTGTTTAGAATGATAAATCTTTCGCTGCTGGTCAGTGTCATCGGCGATTAAAGTAAGTTCTGTTTTCATTTTTGGAGGGATATTTGGCTAAAGAAGTGTTTACACATGGTTGGGCATTCTAACTAATATACTTTTCTCACGCTGCGATCCTAGTTTTTACTCTATTTCTTTAGCCATTCCGCGCGCACACTCACACACGCGCACACGCAACTCTCTTTCTCTACTaaacttcaacaaaaaaaaaggaaaaatctcGTGTTGGTGCCCGTTTTTAATAGGTGTCTCTTTTCAAATCATGCGCTCGTCTTCTCTCTTTCTCTAATTTCGTTTtcaccaaggttgttaatcgataaaattatcgtcgataatattatcgtctaacgataacgataatctatcgatAAACgcgtttttaaaaactttctaaaatcgacttaattcaaccaaatcatgttgaattttcactacgaatatattttttgaaaatgtaagtgtcaaagtataaataattgttcaaattgttttaaaatttgcaatgtggGTGTCAAACGAAGCGCAattcgtatgctttttcactttattggggtctttttttaaactaaaattttcgcaaaattccgtatcttttcgaaaatatgtaaattttcaaaatttgcaatatttgtatcaaacgaagcgaaattttgtatgcttttttactttatcagagttttattgaaaaatactaaaattttcccaaaataccgtttttaaaaaaaacctaaaaaaattcaaaatgtgcaATATGGAAAGAGAAATTTGCATGCTTCAAACATACATTCATATAAAATTTAGCTgcgtttgatttgatttgatacatatttaaaaaatataaattgaggTATTTCAAAacatacgatattttgtgaaaattttagtgatttggaaaaaaattaattacgaAAAAacgcattcaaaatttcaatccctttttgaattttgaaaaaaatttagtatttttgaaaaaaacagaattttgtgaaaaatttacacGCGGAAAAATATTtcgtagaatcagcctgtacgaggtttgaatcaacaattttgttgttgaatataatcaacgccgattttgcgttgaaacaagccttgattttctcaattccacaaaaatcttttgttttgaaaaagtttctttggcgtttagcgttgattcagcaaaaatcttgattttcaaatcaacaaaacgctttgttgattcaaatatgccttatttctcttattaaacaaaaaaaactcaaataaagtgaaaaagcataaaaatttcgtttcgtttaatacccatattgcaaatttcaaaaaaattgaatttttcgaaaaaatacggaattcacgaaaaaaaattaaggaactGAAAGGGAAtatcaaattttgcttcgtttgatacccatattgcaaatcatgaaattttgagtactttcgaaaaaaataaggtattatgtgaaaatttatgtattttcaaaaaaaaactcatattgtgaaaatgcataacaaatttcgcttcgattgatacccatattgcaaattttgaaaattttagtactttcgaaaaaataggatattttgtgaaactcaaataaagtgaaaaatcttaCAAAATTACGTTTCGTTTAATAAccttattgcaaattaaaaaaatatatattttttaagaaaaaatacggaattttgcagtgtttaaaaaaaactctaatgaagtAAAAAAGGAACAAGATTCCGCTTTGTTTGATAACcagatttcaaattttgaaagtacaagtattttcgaaaaaaataagatattttgtgaacaattttgagtatttatactttgaaacttactacattttcaaaaaatatatttttagtgaaagcattgaaaatttcacatgatttggttgaattaagtcgattttagaaagattttaaaaatgagttatcggcGATGATATTATCACCGatagaattatcaaaataatgataacgatagaattatcgttagcattatcgagcctcgatggttttatcgttaacaaccttggttttcacaatcaatttgtttaacTTTGAGGAACTTAAGTGTGTTTTTGTGTAGAGTTTTGCTGCGATCTAAATGAGTAGCATACCTTATCGATTACGTTTACTAGAAAAAGTTCACTCACTCGCTTAAGAAGAAAGTAGATTTTCGcgtaacattttttctctgtacACATCGCGATTGTTAAATGTTTGCCAGAGTGAgggcgagtgtgtgtgtgtgttttttttcattttgttttaagGTGATTATCAAATCGATAACGTAATTCTTAGttaagggggagggggaggtcTCGCATTGAATTGTCAACTTTGTAATACAGTTTAGCAGACACACACCACATCTCTTCCTTCTCTTTCGCACACTAGTCTAGgatttgtttataattttaatcTTGTGGTAAGAGCATTTTAGTAGTATGTGTTGTTTAGTGAAACAGTGATTGAGTACcgaacagaaaaacagaaatagTAACAATTTATACTTGTTTTTTCAAACGCTTTTTATTATTCACACATCATCGTCATCGCCTTCTTTCACACCAAAAATTTATACATTTCTCATGTTTTCCCACTTTCACTTTAAACGCGTATCTCGCAATACTCTAATCATTAAATTTCAgaaacagcttttttttttctttccgtgTGACAACGTACTTCCCTCTCTCCTCCTTCTCCGTTCTTCTTTCAATAATGGTCAATCACGTAAAATATTGCCTGTCCGCGGTCCACCTTCTGCGTGTTCCAATACACTCGCTGCTTCACTTTTTATATTCGCTATTGCTCTATCGATGCTGAtttcggctgctgctgctgcgtgtTGTGTGAGTCAGGGCATTCTCCCGAGTTggtttgtaaaaaatgttgttgttgtttgttggttGATTTCATACTTCTCATACTCCTAACGGGGGATGGGGGGAAGGGGGTTCTCTTCTGTCTCTCTCTTTATGCTACTGGTATTTTGTTATATTATAAATCTTCTAAAATTGTTGTTGTATTCCATTCTTGGCCTGGAAGGAAAatatgaaagaaaattagttttGTATACAGTCACCCCTCATATTTGGATTGATGACATCATACATCATACATTGTATTGaccgactgtaaatttttacgatttatatcaagttttcaaagaaaaactttgacccttgaaatctacaaattcggaacacttttttcttgcggatttaaacaaaatttggttctctccaagagtacttattttttacaaaataatgcatacacacactgaaaccaatgaaactcaagcttatttatggtttatgaatggtctgataactttttttgaaaaatattagttaaattcagttgttccataattgtgggaggcacaataacatcccacaattatggaacagggaatttggaggcagtgttttgctgctctggataaaatggtcttgaaatgtagtttttttgttttaaaagtattaCTGTTAATAGTGAGTTCCTAGTTCTAAAACTCTTAAATGACgctaattttttaacttttcattttcaacaattttagaatttgatttttttattgttttgttttattattttagaattaaactatttaaattaattaatataatttcttaaatttctgaattagttttttttaatatttgaatatgcGTCTTTTAGAATTtcctaattaattttttttttaaatttaatttcatttcatttcttgaaatattttttttgatttttttgatatgccttaattaaaaaatttgagaattttgtttttaatatctaatatttaaattttaagttttttttttaaatttaaaaaataattaaaaataatttttgaatttttttattaaaaacatttgatttttttcttagtatttttttttattttacaattttggaacttttgattttaaataatttaaaagtttggaattaattttttttgaattattgtttttattattattattttttattatttttatttactaattgtagtttttttatgtttgaattttcaaacttgTTGAATTTgaattcgggattttttttatttttgactttGAATAACTTtagaatttgattatttttattgtttttttttaattattttagaattaaactaattaaataaacaaataaattaaaattctagatttttttaaatttctgattttttttaaatatgcgtcttttagaatttctaaatttctaatttatttcacttaaattttttttattttgaaattataatttgatttatttaaaatgctttaaggggttacatacacgtaaatcggcaaaaatgtcagaggttaaTATGAGcagacatttaaactttttttttcaaatctgttttcagggtattgaaatatacattaacaaaacaaattcgaGAACAtttgttgtatcattgccgagataaagatattttaaattagcagtttcaaaaaacgggtgccatgaTATCTCGACACTGCTTTTACCTAAACGGCTCAAAATGTtgttgaagactcgttaaactgaTCCCGTGTGCCATATTATTCAGAATtggttgaaaatcatcttttaagtgaattcaataaattttcagtaatatgaaattttgtgatttcttaaatttatgtaaccccctaatttaaaatttttagaattttttttttttttgtatccaatatttaaattttaaagttttttttattgattttttatttaaagcatttgaaattttaaatttttaaaatatttaaatgttggaacttttgattttgaataatttaagaatttgaaatgctatttttttttaattttatgtatatttaattttataatattaatcGCCCCCCTTCATAATTGGTctgaaaatcagggggcaaaaaatttttttttccaaaaaactccaaaatttccatgaaaatagaagtctaatcaactgaaaacaatctaaaatgcatttttctgcattgataaccatattgagcatgtttgggttgtttaaaaatgttttgaatttttatgaaatttcaatgtacagcacagcaaaaaatttatttttcgcaaaaaataaaattttcgtcaatacttagatattttggaaactaatgatgtcaaaacaactggacaggtgtataatgcattttaaaacactttttcagtaaaatgttaaaaccatggctcgtaatttctattttcatacttttttattttgttgcattttacaTACACCACCGTGTGGAAATaggttgaggttatgtaaattcagagcattttttaaattgcttgttattttagataggtaagtcagatcttgaaaattctgaatccacaagaaaggtcattaCAGATccattctaaaaatatataatatggcaggttccatgcaaaaaccacccttttttgcaaattgtaaaatttatatgcagcagttttttaagcataacttttgatgtgacttatgggaccccaagacgaatcgaatgaggccaatacggtccaaatcggctcagtcagtgacgagatattccagtgacattgatttggtatacatgtctacatacagccaaacacacatacatttgctcagctggtgattctgagtcattaaatgacggtaggtctaggaggtctaattaaaaagttcatttttcgagtgattttatagcctttcctcagtaaggtgaggaaggcaaaaatcataatgttaaggaaaaagtttataaaaaatatttacaagttctttaaaaataatccgACCGAAAAAACGCTACTCACTATGAAATCGGCAGCTCCGGGTACACTTCCATCATTTCGTCCTGAGGGGATGGCCGCGGCGCAAACGGTTGCAGGTGGGCCGGCGTGTGCCGCGAGTTGGCTGGTCCGGCCACCCCCGTCGCACCCGCAAACTGCTGCGTCCGTATCGCCGACGGCGCCTGCGTATGATGGtgattctgctgctgctgctggtgttggTGCTGCTGTTGCTGATGGTGGAGATGGTGGTTGCTGCTGTGGGGCGCTCCGGCGGCCAGCGTCTGTGACCGGGGCATGCTCAGCATCTGTTCGTCGGCGAGCGTGATGCCGCCGTTTTCGATGCTGATTCCGCCCATCCGGTGGTTGTGTATGCTGTGGCTGTGGCCGGCACCGCCACTGTTGCCGCTGTGGTTGCCTccgtgatggtggtggtggtgatggcggGGCATCCGGCGGGGCGAGCGGGCCGTCACAACGCGCGGCTGCTGCATCTCCTCGAGGACCGACGGGGCGACGTAGGTGAATCCCTGAGGGAGGAAAATTTGTTGAGTTATGTTGctatagtttgattttaaaagaagCCTTACCTGAAAGATTAAGTTGGCACTTTCACTGAGTGTCGAGTCGTCGGGCGAATCTACCGGTATCTGTTTGGTGAATTTGGTATCGAACTGGGAGACGTCGTCTTCACTTCGCTGCAGAGAGAAATAAATGGTCAGTTCAATGATTCTCCTTTTTTCCAATCAACTAAACTCACCAAAATTGGCTTAATCGGCGGATCCAGCCGTCTCGCCAGCACGTCGTCCCAGTTGACGTTCTTGAAGAAGGAGTGCGCCCGGACGGCCTGGCCATCCGTCGGACTACTGCCGAGCCGCTGCGACACCTGGCGCTTCATGAGCCGGCGGATCAGATCGCGCGAGTCCGTCGCCAGATACGCCGGGATGTTGAGCTTTCCCTTGAGGATGGCATCGATGGTGTTTTTGCGGTTGTCCGCCGTGAAGGGAGGCTACAAAGGAAGAAAAATCGTCTTACGTCTAGAAAGACTTCTTCAAGGGACGAACTCACCATTCCTGTTAACATGTCAAACATGAGAGCCCCTAAAGACCACCAATCGACGGCTTTGCCGTGGCCACTTCTGGTTAGGATTTCTGGTGCcctgcaaaaaaagaaatttgttgTTTAGTAATCTTAAAAACAACATAACCAAAacgcaaaacaaaacacaaaaacacaccaaCATACTCACATGTACTCAATGGTGCCGCAGAAGGTGTGCGTCACGATGCCCTCCTGGATGTGCTCCTTGCACAGGCCAAAGTCGGTCAGCTTGACGTGGCCCTGCGCGTCCAGCAGCACGTTCTCCGGCTTCAGATCCCGGTAGATGATACCGAGGTTGTGCAGGTGCTCGAGCGCCAGAATGATCTCGCACAGGTAAAAGCTGCAAAAAgggaaaaaattagaaaattgacctccaaaaaaaaaacggtcctTCCGAAACTCACCATGTGGTGTCCTCCAGGAAGATTCCTTCGCGCTCTAAATGCATAAACAGCTCGCCGCCGCTGAGATACTCTAGGATTAAATACAATTTTCCGCCTGTCTGGAAGGCGTACACTAATTCAACTATAAATGGATGCTGCAAGAAAAAAACACCTCTAATTAGAAATCGAACTTTCATGGCAAAGTTGGAATAACTCACCCGCACGGCTTCCAGGATGTTTCGCTCCGCACGTGTGTGGGCTGTGTCTTTTTGATTCCTAACTATCGAAGCCTTCTTCAGCACCTTCATGGCGAAGTAGGCGTTGGCGTCGGCACCGGTTGTTTTTCTGACCTGTTGACGGGAGATACGAGTGGGAAGTTCATCAGTGATTTTGTGGGTTTTTGATAGAAAGTGAAATTAGGTCAATTGAAAGCTGTTTTCCCTCTTCGCCGAATGAATATATGATGGGGTGGTAATTTCCCCTGTGGAACTGCCCTCTTTACACAGTTTTTGATAGTCCCTAAGGGGGAAACTTTGGGGAAAACTTTGTTCCGATATACATGTCAATCATGTGTCAGTATCAAATCCACCGAGGTAAAGTTTCATGTAATCAATAGTTGTAATTATAACTGTCCTATTTGGATTTTCGTACATAGGTGTAAAATTCATTTGGGCAAATTCAgcctattaaaaaatatggGACGACACATCGGAAAAGAAgaatattttatgaatttatagATATATGGGCATTTTCTATTGGGCAATTATCCccgaattcgtttttttttttaattttatttcagttgtttttatttggctcaaactttacaaaaaatgtacgtaaatatttgaaagtgtcttcggcaaagttgtaggaattgaTGAGgattattcagattttttttttcacagaattTGTTTTCACGAAatccgtatttaaaaaaaaagtatgattttttttttctacttagacatacaaaaatttgatttcgGCGGACCGGCGGaaatttttgtggcgttcttctctgtggctcaaaagttgcggggttttgtcccctaaaataagaaaatcaaaaaatttaaaattaagattttgggaagggaccatccataaatcacgtggaaactttttttaaatctcggaacaccccctcccctccccccatcgtttccatacaatttccatacaaaataaatctattttgtatggagcgtggacaatcactgaaaacaggtaaaaaataacttttttactaaaacagcgataacttcaaattttcagcgatgacctatacttttttgggTACTAAATGTTGCCTATTTCAATTAACCCAGAATTCCAGTTTTTATGttggatttaatttttatttaaatctttaatttgaaccaaatgttttgattttttaaaacttgtttcacaaatatttgactTGCTACACAccctacaatttaaaaattgatagaATAAGATTTAGAACTactcaaaacataattttgttgaatttcataAGAACGAAATTTCTTCTGAATTGCATTAGATtaagattttataaaattaccatattacagaaaattaaaaaaaaagtcgaaaccAGCAAATTTTGAGCATAGAAAAGTACAATCAAAGTTatgatctttcgaaaaaaatgtgtaggggcagggggggggggggcagaatggaccaggggggcagaatgggccacccttggttttgggctttagaatggatttagaccaattgtaaggcaagggtcttataaaggacgtcaaataacatcaccataccgaaaacgacgtttgaattaattgtatttttcgaattatgagcaaaaatgtaaatttattgaaaaaccacgcaaatgttgtttattttgaggtttttaaaaaagctttctgaaaagttggattgtttaaaaaagtttgctcaatgcttataacgttactagatgttactaccaaggtatacaaacaacaacggaaccttgaaaccatttagagacttggtggtggaagtgttaaattaaaatccacttgggggcagaatggaccacccttatcctgccttataaaaacaatcaaaagttatgaaatttggattaaatgaattatttcactcctggtagcttcacaaatcacgtttaatgcaaaattagttgattttttagttgttttgatgaatatttgtaaaaatagtgtcctttttcaacatattaacactattttaaaaattttgttttgataagtgactatttttattaaagtggtctaacttcatggaaactatgttagaaaggtaccttaagtcatttcttatctcccttcaacgttgtattagacaaaatggcttgttttctaaggtggcccattctgccccgcaccctggaaaaaaagtcgaaaaaactttttttttaaagtggctcaaaaacagttttaagctaaaaaatttcatcaaccaagtatataacattgaaggaaacatcccaaagcataagcctactacactgaattcataagttttcatgtttttctatggtttttggcgcattttacttaggcgggacattctgccccccctccccctatacttaacatttttgaatggaaagctgccaaaattgtatggagacttgtatgggtgacccaattacacaaaatggcttctttgattgaaggccctcacaaagcatgtgctaaataaaaaaaaaaaatgaacaataccgtcatcaggggtgagatcgggtctgggggtgagaatgggtgatacaaaaatgctgaaatttgttagACTcaaattttgtagagaattgctctttctGGGAAAACATGAAATACAACTGAAAAGTTTAAGTAATACAATTCGCACCTTCAtatcaaattaatttttaattattaggaAACAATATTTTGCTACCCCTTGATTTCTTGTTCAATTCGCAGATCTTGTGTCTTATCTATATGCAGAAAACGTGTTACAAGAGTGCTCAACCAAACCAGTTCCTTCCTCCGACCTGCTATCATGTGGTGTGGCACGTGTAAGCAATATAATTATCACATTTAATCCTGTCCTAGCTGGTTGTTATCACCTCAACACTTTGAACGAATCATCATCCTCACTTGTAGCCAAGGGCCCAGacaataatttaatttcctGTCAATGTTGTTCCTTTTTAGTACGCAATTTTTAAAGTTACTGTACTTTTTCTTTATACTCTCGACCATAAAAGTTGCAACGC
Coding sequences:
- the LOC120432601 gene encoding ribosomal protein S6 kinase beta-2 isoform X2, whose product is MAGVFDLELDIRDIRDSDDDDVIEVDDVDLEPELHIHSNLDADGSETIPLSEDIVNPGRIKLGPQDFELKKVLGKGGYGKVFQVRKTTGADANAYFAMKVLKKASIVRNQKDTAHTRAERNILEAVRHPFIVELVYAFQTGGKLYLILEYLSGGELFMHLEREGIFLEDTTCFYLCEIILALEHLHNLGIIYRDLKPENVLLDAQGHVKLTDFGLCKEHIQEGIVTHTFCGTIEYMAPEILTRSGHGKAVDWWSLGALMFDMLTGMPPFTADNRKNTIDAILKGKLNIPAYLATDSRDLIRRLMKRQVSQRLGSSPTDGQAVRAHSFFKNVNWDDVLARRLDPPIKPILRSEDDVSQFDTKFTKQIPVDSPDDSTLSESANLIFQGFTYVAPSVLEEMQQPRVVTARSPRRMPRHHHHHHHGGNHSGNSGGAGHSHSIHNHRMGGISIENGGITLADEQMLSMPRSQTLAAGAPHSSNHHLHHQQQQHQHQQQQQNHHHTQAPSAIRTQQFAGATGVAGPANSRHTPAHLQPFAPRPSPQDEMMEVYPELPIS
- the LOC120432601 gene encoding ribosomal protein S6 kinase beta-2 isoform X1; the protein is MAGVFDLELDIRDIRDSDDDDVIEVDDVDLEPELHIHSNLDADGSETIPLSEDIVNPGRIKLGPQDFELKKVLGKGGYGKVFQVRKTTGADANAYFAMKVLKKASIVRNQKDTAHTRAERNILEAVRHPFIVELVYAFQTGGKLYLILEYLSGGELFMHLEREGIFLEDTTCFYLCEIILALEHLHNLGIIYRDLKPENVLLDAQGHVKLTDFGLCKEHIQEGIVTHTFCGTIEYMAPEILTRSGHGKAVDWWSLGALMFDMLTGMPPFTADNRKNTIDAILKGKLNIPAYLATDSRDLIRRLMKRQVSQRLGSSPTDGQAVRAHSFFKNVNWDDVLARRLDPPIKPILRSEDDVSQFDTKFTKQIPVDSPDDSTLSESANLIFQGFTYVAPSVLEEMQQPRVVTARSPRRMPRHHHHHHHGGNHSGNSGGAGHSHSIHNHRMGGISIENGGITLADEQMLSMPRSQTLAAGAPHSSNHHLHHQQQQHQHQQQQQNHHHTQAPSAIRTQQFAGATGVAGPANSRHTPAHLQPFAPRPSPQDEMMEVYPELPIS